From Rhodopseudomonas palustris:
TGAAGCGCAAGACCGGCTTCCTGATGCCGTTCTATACGAGCAACACCAATTTCGGCGTGGGCTTCGAAGTTCCGTTCTATTGGGCGCTCGCACCGGATTACGACATCACCCTGACGCCGCGGATCACGACCAAGCAGGGCGTGCTGATGCAGACCGAGTTCCGCCAGCGTTTGCTGGACGGCGCTTATCAGATCCGCGCTTACGGCATCAGCCAGACCGATCCCGCGGCCTTCGGCACCAATCCGGGCAACCGCACGTTGCGCGGCGCCGTCGATACCAAAGGCGAGTTTGCGCTGAACGACAAATGGGTGTTCGGCTGGGAAGGCGTGCTGCTGTCCGACCGCGCGTTCTTCCTCGACTATCGGCTGGCACAATATCGCGACAGCTGGGGCACCTTCCTCAATCAGACCACGGAAGCGACCTCGCAGATTTATCTGACCGGCGTCGGTAACCGCTCCTATTTCGATCTGCGGGCGATCCACTATCTCGGTTGGGCGGCCGCCGACATTCAGGGCCAGATTCCGGTCATCCACCCGGTGCTCGACTATTCGAAGACGCTCGATCGCAACATCTTCGGCGGCGAGGTCAGCTTCAGGACCAACCTCACCAGCCTGAGCCGCCAGACCGCGCAGTTCGACCCGATCACCACGATCGCCAATACGACGGGGCTGTGCGCAAATGGCGCAATTGCAGCGATGTCGGCGGATACACTTCAGGGGTTGCCGTCGAGCTGCCTGCTGCGCGGCATTCCCGGCACCTACACCCGGGCAACCGCCGAGGCGCAATGGCGCCGGTCGTTCACCGACCCCTACGGTCAGATCTGGACGCCGTTCGCGTCCGTCCGCATGGATGCGATCGATTCGTCGATCTCGAACCAGCCGGGCGTGTCGAACTATCTCCCTGTCGGCGACACCCAGGCGTTCCGGGTGATGCCGACGATCGGCCTCGAATATCGCTATCCGTTCATCAACGTGCAGCCGTGGGGCACCACGACGATCGAGCCGATCGCGCAGGTCATCGTTCGCCCGAATGAAACCTACGCCGGCAAGCTGCCGAACGAGGACGCGCAGAGCATGGTGTTCGACACCAGCAATCTGTTCAGCGTCGACAAGTTTTCCGGATACGACCGCGTCGAAGGCGGCGGCCGCGCCAATGTCGGCATTCAGGCGACCACACAATTCGATCGTGGCGGCGCGATCAACGTCCTGTTCGGCCAATCCTATCAGTTGTTCGGACAGAACTCCTACGCGGTGAGGGACATCACCAATACCGGCCTCGATTCCGGTCTCGCGACGGCCCGTTCCGACTATGTCGGCCGCGTCTCGTACTCGCCGAATTCGACCTACAAGTTCACCACCCGTGCGCGCCTCGACGAGGCGACGCTCGCCGTCAACCGCTTCGAGGCCGAAGCCAGCGCTTCGTTCAATCGCTGGTCCGTCAGCATGATCTACGGCAGCTACGCGGCGCAGCCGGACCTCGGGTTCCTGACACGACGTCAGGGGATCCTCACCACGGGTTCCGTCAAGGTAGCGTCGAACTGGGTCGTCTCGGGCGGCGCCCGGTGGGACCTTGAGGCAAACCGCATCAATCAGTACATTGTTGGTGCCGGCTATGTGGACGACTGTTTCGTGATGGCGGTGAACTATGTCACCGGCTATTCGTACGCCAATTACGGAACAACGCCGACGCTGAATCATTCGGTCATGCTGCAAATCGGGCTGCGGACCATCGGCATGAGCGCGATGCAACAGAGCGTATCGGGCGCGTCGAGCGGCGTTTTCAGCCAGTAGCGCCGACCACATTCGGGCAGCCCCCGTTTCTGATCAATCACATCGGCTGGGAGGCATATGCGACCCATGACGACCAAGGTTTCCTTTCGTATTTTCGCTCTGGCGCTGGCCTGCGCCGTCACCATGTGGGGCGGAATCGGACCCACGCGCGCGCAGTCCGTCGCCGTCATGGTCAATGGCGAGCCGATCACCAATTTCGACATCGAGCAGCGCTCCAAGCTCGACAGACTGTCGAACCAATCCCGCACGCGTCAGCAGATTCTCGACGAACTGATCGACGAGAAAGTCAAAATCAGGGAAGGCAAGAAGTTCGGCGTCAACCCGACCGATTCCGACATCGATTCGTCGTTCGCGAGCATGAGTTCGCGGATGCGGATGTCGCCGGATCAGATGGTGAAAATGCTCGCCGCTCAGGGCATCCGCCCGGGCACATTGAAGTCCAAGATCAAGGCCGAGATGGTCTGGACCAGCCTGGTGCGCGGCCGCTTCAAGGACAGCCTGCTGGTCGGCGAGAAGGATATCCAGGCGCAGCTCGCCGCAAAGGGCGGCGACGAAAAGGCCACGACCGAGAGCTTCGAGTATCGGATGCGACCGGTCGTGCTGATCGTGTCGCGCGGCTCCGGCGCGGGCGCGGTGGAAGCTCGGCGCAAGGAAGCCGAGTCGCTGCGCGGCCGCGTGCAGAGTTGCGCGGACGCCGATCGCATCTTCAAGGCACTGCCGAACGCGGCGATCCGCGGCACGGTCGTCAAGACGTCGGCCGACCTCCCGCCTGCGCTGCGCGAGATCCTGGACAAGACCCCGGTCGGCCAGATGACGGCGCCGGAAGCGACCAAGCAGGGGATCGAGATGGTGGCGCTGTGCTCGCGCAAGCCCACCACGGCCGACACGCCGATGAAGCGCGAAATCCGCGAAAAGATGTACGCGGAAAAATTTCAGGCCAAGTCGAAGGACTATTTGCGCGAGTCGCGCAATGCCGCGATGATCGAGTATCGCTAGGGCCGCGGACAGGCACCGCGCGAGTTCGCGCGGCACGGCCGCGTCCGGCGACGGACCAGGAATGACCAGACCACTAGCCTTGTCGCTCGGCGAGCCCGCGGGCATCGGCCCCGATATCACGATCGCGGCGTGGATGCGCCGCGACGCGGTCGATCTACCGCCGTTCTATCTGCTCGGCGACCGCGATTGCGTGGCGCGGCGCGCGCAGCTGTTGGGCGTCGACATCCCGATCGCGGAGGTGTGTGCCGAACAGGCCGCCGAGACCTTTGCGACCGCCCTGCCCGTCGTGGCGACAGGACATGCCGCGACGGCAGACCCCGGCAGGCCGGACGCCACCAGCGCCGCCGCTGCGATCGCGTCGATCCGCCGGGCGGTGGACGATGTCGGCGCCGGTCGGGCGGCCGCAGTGGTCACCAATCCGATCGCCAAGAGCGTGTTGTATCAGGCCGGCTTCGCGCACCCCGGCCACACCGAATTCCTCGCCGAACTGGCGCGCGGCGACGGGGCCGCGCCACAGCCGGTGATGATGCTGTGGTGTCCGAGCCTCGCCGTGGTGCCGGTCACCATTCATGTTTCGCTGCGCGACGCGATCGCGCAGCTCACGACCGAACTGATCGTTTCGACCGCACGCATCGTGGTGCAAGATCTGCAACGCCGCCTCGGCATCGCCGCGCCGCGGCTCGTGCTCGCGGGCCTCAACCCGCACGCCGGCGAAGACGGCGCGCTGGGGGGCGAGGATCGCGCCATCGTCGCGCCGGCGGTGGAAATCCTGCGCCGCGACGGGATCGACGCCCGCGGGCCGCTGCCCGCCGATACGATGTTTCATGCCGCCGCTCGCAAGACCTACGACTGCGCGATCTGCATGTATCACGACCAGGCGCTGATCCCGATCAAGACCATCGCCTTCGACGAAGGCGTCAACGTCACGCTCGGTCTCCCCTTCATCCGCACATCGCCCGATCACGGCACGGCATTCGACATCGCCGGCACCGGGCGCGCCGATCCTTCGAGCCTGATCGCCGCGCTGAAACTCGCGGCCCGGATGGCTGCGGCGCCTTCGCCATGAGCGCGATCGACGGCCTGCCGCCGCTGCGCGACGTGATCAAGCGCCACGACCTCGCCGCGAAGAAATCGCTCGGCCAGAATTTCCTGCTCGACCTAAATCTCACCGCCCGGATCGCGCGCGCCGCCGGCCCGCTCGAAGATGTCACCGTGGTCGAGATCGGCCCCGGCCCCGGCGGA
This genomic window contains:
- a CDS encoding LPS-assembly protein LptD gives rise to the protein MIAALRDELPALPRRTIVRSKRSLMASCAIPLAALLLAGAVDLASISSAEAQSYTYNPRPVRPRPPQTGTDGQMLVQATEVNYDYNNQRVSAVGNVQMFFNGTTVEADRLVYDQNTKRLRAEGNVRMTDATGKITYANMLDLSDDYRDGFVDSLRVDTAEDTRIAASRADRTDGDYNVFQNGVYTACAPCKDDPKKPPLWQVKGARIIHDQTDKMLYFENAQLEFFGVPLAYLPYFSTPDPTVKRKTGFLMPFYTSNTNFGVGFEVPFYWALAPDYDITLTPRITTKQGVLMQTEFRQRLLDGAYQIRAYGISQTDPAAFGTNPGNRTLRGAVDTKGEFALNDKWVFGWEGVLLSDRAFFLDYRLAQYRDSWGTFLNQTTEATSQIYLTGVGNRSYFDLRAIHYLGWAAADIQGQIPVIHPVLDYSKTLDRNIFGGEVSFRTNLTSLSRQTAQFDPITTIANTTGLCANGAIAAMSADTLQGLPSSCLLRGIPGTYTRATAEAQWRRSFTDPYGQIWTPFASVRMDAIDSSISNQPGVSNYLPVGDTQAFRVMPTIGLEYRYPFINVQPWGTTTIEPIAQVIVRPNETYAGKLPNEDAQSMVFDTSNLFSVDKFSGYDRVEGGGRANVGIQATTQFDRGGAINVLFGQSYQLFGQNSYAVRDITNTGLDSGLATARSDYVGRVSYSPNSTYKFTTRARLDEATLAVNRFEAEASASFNRWSVSMIYGSYAAQPDLGFLTRRQGILTTGSVKVASNWVVSGGARWDLEANRINQYIVGAGYVDDCFVMAVNYVTGYSYANYGTTPTLNHSVMLQIGLRTIGMSAMQQSVSGASSGVFSQ
- a CDS encoding peptidylprolyl isomerase codes for the protein MTTKVSFRIFALALACAVTMWGGIGPTRAQSVAVMVNGEPITNFDIEQRSKLDRLSNQSRTRQQILDELIDEKVKIREGKKFGVNPTDSDIDSSFASMSSRMRMSPDQMVKMLAAQGIRPGTLKSKIKAEMVWTSLVRGRFKDSLLVGEKDIQAQLAAKGGDEKATTESFEYRMRPVVLIVSRGSGAGAVEARRKEAESLRGRVQSCADADRIFKALPNAAIRGTVVKTSADLPPALREILDKTPVGQMTAPEATKQGIEMVALCSRKPTTADTPMKREIREKMYAEKFQAKSKDYLRESRNAAMIEYR
- the pdxA gene encoding 4-hydroxythreonine-4-phosphate dehydrogenase PdxA, which encodes MTRPLALSLGEPAGIGPDITIAAWMRRDAVDLPPFYLLGDRDCVARRAQLLGVDIPIAEVCAEQAAETFATALPVVATGHAATADPGRPDATSAAAAIASIRRAVDDVGAGRAAAVVTNPIAKSVLYQAGFAHPGHTEFLAELARGDGAAPQPVMMLWCPSLAVVPVTIHVSLRDAIAQLTTELIVSTARIVVQDLQRRLGIAAPRLVLAGLNPHAGEDGALGGEDRAIVAPAVEILRRDGIDARGPLPADTMFHAAARKTYDCAICMYHDQALIPIKTIAFDEGVNVTLGLPFIRTSPDHGTAFDIAGTGRADPSSLIAALKLAARMAAAPSP